One stretch of Cohnella algarum DNA includes these proteins:
- a CDS encoding CgeB family protein: protein MQKTGHRSKAGVRGSKEGYRKGWDDGYHLGMCEAIVRRTPGYASPPKNLRVLYIPQGFESVDRGVIEGLSQTVSALIVGNAETMADQAREHAPDLVLVMNGLHVFPADHLEQVARIRAMGCRTAIWFADDPYFTVETAEIAPHYDWVFTHELSCADWYRSLGCANVHYLPLAASIACYRPAHIEPQYRSDVCFIGTAFPNRALFFDRMAEFLAGLRTVIIGGLWETRLANYSLLQDRIRPGFTSPDECAKYYAGAKIVLNLHRQTEEEKNTANLPGKSINPRTYEIAASGALQLTDIREDLPLYYAPGREIAVYSSPEEAQHKIRYYLNRESERRSMAWNALVRTRKEHTYAHRLDRLLRVVFGEA, encoded by the coding sequence ATGCAGAAGACAGGTCATCGATCAAAGGCGGGCGTCCGCGGAAGCAAGGAAGGCTATCGAAAAGGCTGGGACGACGGCTACCATCTCGGCATGTGCGAAGCGATCGTTCGCCGCACGCCGGGCTACGCGTCGCCCCCGAAAAATTTGCGGGTGTTGTATATTCCGCAAGGCTTCGAATCGGTCGACCGCGGCGTCATCGAGGGGCTGTCGCAAACCGTGTCCGCCCTCATCGTCGGAAATGCCGAGACGATGGCGGATCAGGCGCGGGAACACGCTCCCGATCTCGTTTTGGTGATGAACGGGCTTCACGTTTTTCCCGCCGATCATTTGGAGCAGGTGGCTCGCATACGCGCAATGGGGTGCCGGACGGCGATCTGGTTTGCCGACGATCCTTATTTTACGGTGGAAACGGCGGAAATCGCGCCGCATTACGACTGGGTGTTTACGCATGAGCTCAGCTGCGCGGACTGGTATCGAAGCCTCGGCTGCGCGAATGTCCATTACCTGCCGCTCGCGGCGAGCATTGCCTGCTATCGACCCGCTCATATCGAACCGCAATACCGCAGCGACGTTTGCTTTATCGGCACGGCGTTTCCGAACCGGGCGCTGTTTTTCGACCGGATGGCCGAATTTTTGGCGGGACTGCGAACGGTCATTATCGGGGGCTTATGGGAAACGCGCCTCGCGAACTACTCCCTGCTCCAGGATCGGATTCGCCCCGGCTTCACGTCGCCCGACGAATGCGCCAAATATTACGCGGGGGCCAAAATCGTGCTTAATTTGCACAGGCAGACGGAAGAAGAGAAAAATACGGCGAACCTTCCCGGAAAATCGATCAATCCGAGAACGTACGAAATCGCCGCGAGCGGCGCGCTGCAGCTTACCGACATTCGGGAGGATTTGCCGCTTTATTATGCGCCGGGGAGGGAAATCGCGGTTTATTCCTCGCCCGAGGAAGCCCAGCACAAAATCCGCTATTACCTGAATCGCGAAAGCGAGCGGCGAAGCATGGCCTGGAACGCTCTCGTGCGAACCCGGAAGGAGCATACGTACGCCCACCGGCTGGATCGGCTGCTTCGGGTCGTGTTCGGAGAGGCATAG
- a CDS encoding SDR family NAD(P)-dependent oxidoreductase gives MSKNQREHIALITGASNGIGLALTRKMLSENWQVVALNRSDFPADDRFLQNHLKEGRLRAYKVKDLADYDSLRHSLEEIKSKEQRIDILFNNAGGGLSELRYSKQGRELHYELLTVVPYIILMELKELLKNGSLKTVINTSSQVFRFTKEFTIEKLEHPKTFRKMYGPYATSKLALSLWTQAVAPQLAKEGIKIRSVDPGINNTLRKGKDSGLTAGFELFMKFFSSPPTHGASLLYEGALGKNSNETGVFLFKDRIADLKFTEHAQRVLEKISDIYSHEFLGAPNR, from the coding sequence TTGAGTAAGAACCAACGAGAACATATTGCACTGATTACAGGCGCAAGTAACGGGATCGGGTTGGCATTGACCCGGAAAATGCTGTCGGAGAACTGGCAGGTGGTTGCTTTAAACCGGTCGGATTTTCCGGCGGACGACAGATTCCTCCAAAATCATCTCAAGGAAGGACGGCTCCGAGCCTATAAAGTGAAGGATCTCGCCGATTATGACAGCTTGAGACACTCTTTGGAAGAAATCAAAAGCAAGGAACAGCGGATCGATATTTTGTTCAACAACGCCGGAGGAGGCTTAAGTGAGCTTCGTTATTCGAAACAAGGCCGGGAATTGCATTATGAATTGTTGACGGTCGTTCCTTATATTATTCTGATGGAATTAAAGGAGCTGTTGAAGAACGGCAGCTTAAAAACGGTGATTAACACTTCGTCGCAGGTGTTTAGATTTACGAAGGAGTTTACGATCGAAAAATTGGAGCATCCCAAAACCTTCCGCAAAATGTATGGACCCTATGCGACTTCAAAGCTGGCTCTTTCGTTGTGGACCCAAGCCGTCGCACCGCAGCTTGCCAAGGAAGGCATCAAGATCCGCAGCGTTGACCCGGGCATTAACAACACGCTAAGAAAAGGAAAAGATTCCGGACTGACCGCAGGGTTTGAACTGTTTATGAAGTTTTTTTCCTCTCCGCCTACACATGGAGCCAGCCTATTATATGAGGGAGCTCTGGGCAAAAACAGCAATGAGACCGGCGTGTTTCTGTTCAAAGATCGAATTGCGGACTTGAAATTTACAGAACATGCGCAGCGTGTGCTGGAAAAAATATCCGATATCTATAGCCATGAATTTCTTGGCGCACCGAACCGTTAG